TATGAATTTTTGGCAAGATTTAATCAAAAGAAAATACTTGAATTCGTGATTAAAACATTAAATAAGGAATTTAAACCAATTAAAAGAGGAAAACGCACAGTTTTAATTGATGGAACCGATATACAGGTTGATATGAACTGGAACAAGCAAAATTACACTAAAAAATTTCTCGAGAAAAAAGGGCTTTATTGGGCCAAATCAGCTTCAAAAGGGTTTTATATAGGGTTTAAATTAACTTTAGCACTTGATTATCACACTGGACAACCATTGACCATGTTAATACATAAAGGATCTAAGCATGACTCTGAATTATTCCCTGAAATAATGGAAAAACTAAGAAAAAGAAGAATAATAAGAAACAAAGACATTATAATAGCAGATAAAGGATATATAAGTTTTAATAATTATCGTGAGGGAATTTTAAAGTATAAAATAGTTCCATTAATATTTCCAAAAGAAAACATGAAAATAAACAAAATTTTAAGCCAATTCAATTATCCTTTAGAATATTTCAAAGTTAAAAACAAAAAAGAAGACATTTACAAAGAATTAGTTTCTAAATTCAAAAAACTAATCACCAAATGGAAGAAATTTAAAAAAATAAGAGGAAAAATCGAAGATTTCTTCAAATTAACCAAAAAAGGACTGAAAAATAACAAATTCCACAAATATACAAAAGAATCCATAGCAAAAACAAGTTATCTGCTTGTACTTTTAACAGGACTCATCATAAAACAAGGATACAACGAATCAGAGAGCATGCAAAAGCTCTCAGAAACCTAAAAATCTAGCACCCTAAATATTATAATTAAAAATACTAAAAACTAAAAAATATTTACTAAAAACAATACTAGTAAAAATATTAATACTAGTAAAAATTAGCTAAAAAGAATTGACTAAAAGAATTAACTAAAAAAATTAGTTAAAAAAATAACTAAAAATAGCTAAAAGAATTAAATAAAAAATAAAAAGAATTTAGAAATAAACTAATAAAAATATAATAAATTTAATTATAATTTTAAATTTAATAGATAATCTTTAGATTTCCATCGAGCATCAATTGAAAAATTATTAATACCAAATGAAGCTAAACGAGGAATTTGATCTACCAAAGAAGTCTCATAACTATTTAAAATTAAGTTTCCATCCTCCACACTTTTGATAGGATAAAAGTTATTCTTAAGATCATTCAAATAAAAATTAATATCATTAATACTTTTATTTTTAATAAAATTAAATTTAGGATTATTATTACAAATACTAGTTATATAACTATAATGTTTTTTATCTATAAATGGTTTTCTAGTTATCAAAGTTTCTATATTACCCTTAACAAGAACTTCAGGAACAGGATTTTTAGCTTCATAATTATCCATTAAAGTTTTTAAATCATTGATAGATAATTCAGGAGAAAAAGTCAATAAATCAAAGTCTTTAAGATTTGAGGCAGAAATAGAATTAAAAACATTTAATGAATAAGAACCATAAATATTAACACTATAATTATCTTTTAAATAACTATTCACACCCAATAAACTTGTCATAATATTTATCTTTATGTTTAATTTCTTTAATATTGCAACTACCTTAATTAATCCCTCTTTAGTGTCTTTATGAGCTATATCCGGCCATTTCCACACAAGTTCATATTTTTGATTATTTGAAATATTTAATGCTTCCTTTAAAAACATTATATAATAACTAACATCAATAGGTTTTGATTCTAAAAAATCATTTTCAACTGGTACCTCTAAATACAATCGATTGAAACTTGTTTCTCCATCATCATTGTTTGAAATATTTTTAAGAATCTCAAGATCATTTATATATGCAGATACTGAATATTTAGAAGTTTTATTATTAGAACTTTCATTGATAATATTAAAACTCTCATTACCAACCCTATTATTATCAAGATGATTACTCTTATTAATAATGTTATTATTAATATTACTTATGTCACTTTTATTATTAATATTATTATTTATGTTGTTATTATTACTAATACTATTATTGTTATTATTATTAATATTATTACTATTAATATTGCTATTATTGATACTAATCTCATTACTAATACTATTATTAATATTAGAACTACTTATAAGATCCCTTTTAAAATCTTTTAGCCTATTTTTTGAAATATTTAAATCATTATCATCAGGAATATAACTATTTAAAATAAGAATCTCTAACTTATTAAAAAAATCTCTTCTAAACTCATTGATTTTACTTAATGGAGCAAACAGATTTCCAGAATAAATTATATTTATATTATCAATATAAAAAGGAAGATCCCCTATCTTTAAAAGCTGTTTTTTAAGTTGATTAGTAGTAATGGGTTTATTTTTAGCAAGTTCCCAAGAATCATTACTTCTATCAATAAAATTTAGCTTTTTGCCATTACCTAAAATAACATTAG
This genomic interval from Methanobrevibacter arboriphilus JCM 13429 = DSM 1125 contains the following:
- a CDS encoding transposase produces the protein YEFLARFNQKKILEFVIKTLNKEFKPIKRGKRTVLIDGTDIQVDMNWNKQNYTKKFLEKKGLYWAKSASKGFYIGFKLTLALDYHTGQPLTMLIHKGSKHDSELFPEIMEKLRKRRIIRNKDIIIADKGYISFNNYREGILKYKIVPLIFPKENMKINKILSQFNYPLEYFKVKNKKEDIYKELVSKFKKLITKWKKFKKIRGKIEDFFKLTKKGLKNNKFHKYTKESIAKTSYLLVLLTGLIIKQGYNESESMQKLSET